The window AATCAAAAAGCATTTTTTCATTTTGGCCTCTTCGGGAATTCTGACTTGTGCCTTGGAAAAAATGGGAAATAGGGAGGATCGTTTTTTTTGGAATCTATCTAAGCGTTTCCATTTTTGATATCCTTGCCAATCCAAAACCTGTTTGGGAAAGGGAAGCAAAATCCATGAAAGTTTGGGGTGGGCATACACCCACAAACGAATCTGATCAAAACTTATTACAGTCTTTACTGGATAACCCGAGTGTTAGGCGGCTTGGCTTTCATCCCGAATGGCTTGGACTTCTCCATTATAAACTTGTTGGAAAGGAAACCTACAAGAGCCAGGTGAAGGGATCATTGTTTTTTTTTGATGAAGACGGAGAAAACAATCCAACAAAGGAATTAGAGGCGACCCTTCGCAGTTTTTTGCTTGAGACACCCATTCCGGAGGGACAAATGCATCCCATTTGTTCCTTTCCTGCTCGGTACCAGTTCATAAAACGAATGTTTGGTGTTGATTTACAACATAAAAATGGAATTCGATGTGAACGGTTTGAACAATGGAAAGAGTCCTTAAATGTGGATTCTGTTTCCATTGTGTTTGCTTCTTATTATATGATGGCGCCAGCTTCTGTGTTTGGTCATACCATGGTGAAGTTCAATCAAAAATCCAATTCCGAAAATGATTCCGAAATTTTAGACTATGCGGTGAATGTGGCAGCCGATGTGCCAGAGACAGATCCCTTTCGGTATGCCTTTTACGGACTGTTTGGTGGCTACAAAGCAAAGTATACCTTGTTTCCTTATTACTTAAAGGTGAATGAATACAATGATTTAGAAAACCGAGACTTGTGGGAATACCGTTTGTCTCTGAAGCAAAATGAGTTGGACCTACTTCTAACCCATTTATGGGAATTGTCCCGGGGAGAATTTGATTATTATTTTTTAAATGCAAATTGTGGAACCTTTCTTGTGGAATTATTGGATGTCGTAAAACCAGAATTGAATTTGAAATCAAAGTTAGGTGCCGTTGTCAGTCCAGTGGATACGATTAAAATTTATACAAACACTGATGGATTGGTTGTCAGTGAAAAATACCGACCATCCTTATATTCGGAAATTGTAAATTTGGTAAAGGAGATGGATCCCGAGGAAAAAAAAGTATTTTGGAAGATTTTGGATGAACAACCAAACCAAACTTTAGATTTTACATCCTTGGAACCAGAGGGAAAAAAGATCCGAACTGCGCTGGTACTCGATGCCTATTTGCTTACAAACCGTTACCAAAAATCAAAATCCCAAAATTTAACTGAAAGTCAAAATATCAATTTTCAAAAAGCACTCGAAGCCCGATCGAAATTTCCTAGTGTCTACGATACAACACTTTTGAAGGAAATTCCCACTCCACCAGAAGGTTCCCATCCCAAATCGAGGGTGAGCTTGGGAGGAGGTAGTTCCAATTTTGGAAATTTTTTAGAATGGAAGTATCGGTTTGCCTACCATGATTTATTGAATCAGTCAAAAGGATCACCACCAAACAGTGAATTGGTGTTTTTTGATGCTGCACTTCGCCAATACGAAGGGAAACGATTGGAATTCACTTCTTTCACACTTGTACGGTTGGTTTCCCTTACCCCTTACAATGCCATCTCCAAACATTGGTCCTATCTTTTGGATTTAGGAATCCAAACAGCTCTCATCAAAAACAGGCAGAATGTTTGGTTTCGGGAAGGAATGGAAATTGAAGAGAAGCCTTGGCAGAGAAAACAGGTTCCGAATTTGGATGTGGCTTTCGGATGGACGTTTTCAGATGAATTTTCGAAAACAAAGGAGAGATGGGGGAGTGTATCGTTTCTTATGGGATTCAAATCGCAATTCCATCCCTTTTGGGATTTTGGTGGGCGGTATGGGCCAAATGTCCAAACGATCTACCAAAAAGAATGGGGAAACTGGAAGTTGTTAGGTGGAATACAATTCCAACATTATGTGAGCCAAACTCCAGAAAATTTATTACTTTCTAGTATCAGTTTGCGGTATCTTTTCTCCGATGTTACGGAACTAAGATTGGAAATGAAACAGGATCCAGTTTACCAAGAAGCAAACGGATCCTTTTTGTATTTATTTTAATCTAAATCATCCATGTAACAGTAGTTTTGTTTACGACCAATCGATTCCAATTGCATCCTGGAACCCACCTTATTTTGGATCAAAAAAACATGGCAAGTTTTCAAACTGTTTCTTTTGGTTCACCAAACCGTTTTTGGTTTCGGTAGTGGGCAAAGTAGGTGATGAGTACAAGAGTTCCCACAGGTACAGCAAAATAAATATGAACCTGGATGAGTCCTGCAATCATTCCGAGGATTCCACCT of the Leptospira biflexa serovar Patoc strain 'Patoc 1 (Paris)' genome contains:
- a CDS encoding DUF4105 domain-containing protein, whose amino-acid sequence is MPWKKWEIGRIVFFGIYLSVSIFDILANPKPVWEREAKSMKVWGGHTPTNESDQNLLQSLLDNPSVRRLGFHPEWLGLLHYKLVGKETYKSQVKGSLFFFDEDGENNPTKELEATLRSFLLETPIPEGQMHPICSFPARYQFIKRMFGVDLQHKNGIRCERFEQWKESLNVDSVSIVFASYYMMAPASVFGHTMVKFNQKSNSENDSEILDYAVNVAADVPETDPFRYAFYGLFGGYKAKYTLFPYYLKVNEYNDLENRDLWEYRLSLKQNELDLLLTHLWELSRGEFDYYFLNANCGTFLVELLDVVKPELNLKSKLGAVVSPVDTIKIYTNTDGLVVSEKYRPSLYSEIVNLVKEMDPEEKKVFWKILDEQPNQTLDFTSLEPEGKKIRTALVLDAYLLTNRYQKSKSQNLTESQNINFQKALEARSKFPSVYDTTLLKEIPTPPEGSHPKSRVSLGGGSSNFGNFLEWKYRFAYHDLLNQSKGSPPNSELVFFDAALRQYEGKRLEFTSFTLVRLVSLTPYNAISKHWSYLLDLGIQTALIKNRQNVWFREGMEIEEKPWQRKQVPNLDVAFGWTFSDEFSKTKERWGSVSFLMGFKSQFHPFWDFGGRYGPNVQTIYQKEWGNWKLLGGIQFQHYVSQTPENLLLSSISLRYLFSDVTELRLEMKQDPVYQEANGSFLYLF